A genomic region of Desulfomonilaceae bacterium contains the following coding sequences:
- a CDS encoding Maf family protein codes for MLINIDSENKLVLASSSPRRKELLKSIKVPFVVVPAEIDELARDGEEPEAHVQRLAHEKASEISKKYRDSWVLGADTIVVIDGRILGKPHDRAEAVKMLSILSGRTHIVFTGYAIINSCYPEMKIVSYARSEVFIRTLSKAEIQGYVLTGEPMDKAGAYAIQDVGAAIVERVYGSYTNVVGLPLCEVARDFKKLGIFDFLGVD; via the coding sequence ATGCTAATTAACATTGATTCTGAAAATAAGTTGGTTTTGGCTTCTTCTTCTCCTCGGAGGAAAGAGCTGCTTAAATCCATTAAGGTTCCCTTTGTCGTAGTTCCCGCCGAAATAGATGAACTGGCTCGGGATGGTGAAGAACCAGAAGCTCATGTTCAGAGACTGGCTCACGAAAAAGCTTCTGAAATATCAAAAAAATATCGGGACTCATGGGTTTTAGGGGCAGACACGATTGTGGTTATAGATGGCCGGATTCTGGGGAAGCCGCACGATCGGGCTGAAGCAGTGAAAATGCTTTCAATCCTTTCAGGAAGAACTCACATTGTGTTTACCGGTTACGCTATAATCAACTCATGTTATCCCGAAATGAAAATCGTCTCGTACGCTCGCAGTGAAGTATTTATACGAACTTTGTCAAAAGCGGAGATTCAGGGTTACGTCCTGACAGGAGAACCCATGGATAAGGCTGGCGCTTATGCCATACAGGATGTGGGAGCTGCGATTGTTGAAAGAGTCTATGGTTCTTATACGAATGTTGTCGGCTTACCTCTTTGTGAAGTAGCCCGGGACTTCAAAAAACTCGGGATATTCGATTTCTTGGGAGTTGATTAG
- a CDS encoding UUP1 family membrane protein has product MNKARLYLLAISLTIVGLGVFSYKAYYLGFPLTPKTKVQVWNVDARIRFDAEGGPVKVTMFLPLNSGRFAFTDEHFISTNYGLNSSTEDVNRSAVWSTRKADGAQNLYYRATVRMTSAKRPKNEAKPADITNPDFKGAKLAAVDSLISKIKPKSADTPSFVMELLRRLNSSNPDDNVKLLLGQKTAQRNKADLAVRILAQSGIAARVVHGIHLDDDKLDFSKKVNLLHWVEVHNGQRWLTFDPTTGKSPVPVDWLPWWRGEGSLVKVQGGSKLNVTVSVSPKVDEGIASIAFRGEISKPLLLRFSLFSLPVNTQAVFRILLTIPIGAFLLVILRNIVGIKTFGTFMPVLIALAFRETGLAWGVLMFAVVVALGLITRFYLERLKLLVVPRLAAVLIVVVLLIVALSILTHSLGIHRGLSLALFPLVILTMTIERMSIVWEERGASESLLSGLGSIFTAALAFVVMNNKFLEHIFFVFPELLLVLLAATLLLGRYAGYRITDLYRFKALARG; this is encoded by the coding sequence GTGAACAAAGCCCGGCTATATTTGTTAGCTATTAGTTTGACAATAGTGGGGCTCGGAGTCTTTTCCTACAAGGCCTATTATCTGGGTTTTCCTTTGACGCCTAAAACCAAGGTCCAAGTGTGGAACGTGGACGCTCGCATACGCTTTGACGCTGAAGGCGGTCCTGTGAAGGTCACGATGTTTCTCCCTTTAAATAGTGGCCGGTTCGCTTTCACCGATGAACATTTTATTTCAACCAATTACGGGCTCAATTCATCCACGGAGGATGTCAACCGCTCAGCGGTATGGTCCACACGCAAGGCTGATGGCGCTCAGAATCTTTATTACAGGGCAACCGTTCGTATGACAAGCGCTAAGAGGCCCAAGAATGAAGCAAAGCCGGCGGACATTACGAATCCTGATTTCAAAGGGGCCAAACTTGCAGCGGTCGATTCTTTGATCAGCAAGATCAAACCGAAGTCGGCAGACACTCCGAGCTTTGTCATGGAACTTCTCCGAAGGCTTAATTCATCTAATCCTGACGATAACGTGAAGTTGCTTCTCGGACAAAAAACCGCGCAGCGAAACAAAGCGGACCTCGCGGTTCGAATACTCGCCCAATCCGGCATAGCTGCAAGAGTCGTCCATGGAATACACCTAGACGACGATAAATTGGATTTTTCAAAGAAAGTTAACTTATTGCACTGGGTTGAAGTGCACAATGGCCAAAGATGGCTGACCTTTGATCCTACGACCGGGAAATCTCCCGTACCCGTGGACTGGTTGCCGTGGTGGCGTGGAGAAGGTTCCCTGGTTAAGGTTCAAGGGGGATCCAAACTTAACGTAACGGTGTCTGTGAGCCCGAAGGTCGATGAAGGAATTGCGTCGATAGCCTTTCGAGGAGAAATTTCCAAGCCTCTTTTACTTAGATTCTCACTATTTTCTCTACCGGTAAATACTCAGGCCGTGTTTCGTATCCTACTCACAATTCCAATTGGAGCCTTTCTGCTGGTCATTCTGCGCAACATAGTCGGGATAAAAACTTTTGGGACATTCATGCCGGTACTGATAGCACTGGCCTTTCGCGAAACAGGATTGGCCTGGGGGGTTCTTATGTTTGCCGTGGTGGTGGCTCTTGGTCTCATCACCAGATTCTACCTGGAAAGACTGAAGTTGCTCGTGGTACCACGATTAGCGGCTGTTCTTATTGTGGTTGTTTTGCTGATTGTGGCGTTGAGCATTCTAACCCACAGTCTTGGTATTCATCGGGGATTGTCTCTTGCCTTATTTCCTTTGGTCATTCTCACAATGACCATTGAAAGGATGTCTATAGTCTGGGAAGAGAGAGGAGCCTCGGAATCTCTTCTGTCAGGACTCGGAAGCATTTTTACCGCAGCCCTTGCATTTGTTGTCATGAATAACAAGTTTCTTGAGCATATATTTTTTGTGTTTCCAGAACTGCTATTGGTCCTGCTAGCCGCTACTTTGCTACTGGGAAGATACGCGGGTTACCGAATAACGGATCTATACAGATTCAAAGCCTTGGCAAGAGGCTGA
- a CDS encoding alpha-L-glutamate ligase-like protein, with amino-acid sequence MLNIFRGLKDKGVLGINGRNANFTLKYNPRRFYPLVDDKLRTKRLAQANAIPVPELYALVEAAGQVRDLPDALKECSDFVIKPAHGSGGEGILIVSREDNGAFRRQNGDPLSLEELKHHVLNSLSGLYSLGGQPDEVLAEYRVEFDPVFEKISYEGVPDIRIVVMFGIPVMAMIRLPTKESDGKANLHQGAIGVGICMKTGTTLRGVWKNNIVTEHPDTGNPVTGLIIPWWDDLLELSAKWYELTELGYLGVDIVLDKSRGPLILELNARPGLNIQVANDSGLLPRLELAERYHKDLKNISERVAFAKDNFAVNAPH; translated from the coding sequence ATGCTGAACATATTTAGGGGACTCAAAGATAAGGGCGTTTTGGGAATTAATGGGAGGAACGCCAATTTTACACTGAAATACAACCCTAGACGTTTTTACCCGCTAGTTGATGATAAATTGCGGACTAAAAGACTCGCCCAGGCCAACGCTATCCCCGTGCCGGAACTCTACGCTCTGGTAGAAGCTGCCGGTCAGGTCCGTGATCTACCCGATGCGCTGAAAGAGTGTTCTGATTTTGTTATTAAACCCGCCCACGGCAGCGGGGGAGAGGGGATTCTGATAGTTTCAAGGGAGGACAACGGCGCTTTTCGAAGACAAAACGGCGATCCGCTATCCTTGGAGGAGTTGAAACACCACGTTCTTAACTCGTTAAGTGGTCTTTACAGCCTTGGCGGTCAACCAGACGAGGTTTTAGCTGAATACAGGGTGGAGTTCGACCCAGTTTTTGAAAAAATCAGTTACGAAGGTGTGCCGGATATCCGCATAGTCGTTATGTTTGGGATCCCCGTGATGGCAATGATTCGTCTTCCTACGAAAGAGTCCGACGGAAAAGCTAACCTGCATCAAGGAGCGATAGGCGTAGGCATCTGCATGAAGACAGGAACCACCCTTAGGGGGGTATGGAAGAACAACATTGTTACGGAACATCCCGATACAGGTAACCCAGTCACTGGGTTAATCATTCCGTGGTGGGACGACCTACTTGAACTTTCAGCGAAGTGGTATGAATTGACCGAATTGGGTTATCTAGGCGTGGATATTGTCCTCGACAAATCAAGAGGTCCTCTAATATTGGAATTGAACGCTCGCCCTGGGCTAAATATCCAGGTCGCCAATGATAGTGGCCTGCTTCCAAGATTGGAACTTGCGGAACGATACCATAAGGACTTGAAAAACATTTCAGAAAGAGTAGCTTTTGCGAAAGATAACTTTGCAGTAAACGCCCCTCATTAG
- a CDS encoding YggS family pyridoxal phosphate-dependent enzyme: protein MIAENLDELRKKIVIAAAQVGRDPRSVRIVAAAKTQSRKTVEEAVGLGIPIIGHNYVQEAIRERPSADCGAFEYHMIGHLQRNKAKKAAEIFDVIQTVDDLETAQALNQGAGDLGKTLGVMIQINLSGEPQKSGIPETKASPLIGLVQSLPNLRLLGLMTMPPFFDNPDAAMPFFRRLRELRDDLISKSVLNPGSKELSMGMTGDFEVAIKEGSTVVRIGTALFGPRA, encoded by the coding sequence TTGATAGCTGAGAATCTTGACGAGTTACGCAAAAAGATTGTTATTGCGGCGGCGCAAGTGGGCCGTGATCCAAGATCCGTGAGGATAGTGGCCGCGGCAAAGACGCAAAGTCGGAAAACGGTAGAGGAAGCCGTAGGGCTGGGAATTCCAATCATCGGCCACAATTATGTCCAGGAAGCAATCAGGGAACGTCCGTCAGCCGACTGTGGGGCCTTTGAATATCATATGATTGGCCATCTGCAGAGAAACAAAGCTAAAAAGGCGGCTGAAATCTTTGACGTGATACAGACAGTCGATGACCTTGAAACAGCTCAGGCCCTTAACCAGGGGGCTGGAGACCTCGGCAAAACACTCGGGGTAATGATCCAGATTAACCTGTCAGGAGAACCTCAAAAATCTGGGATTCCGGAAACCAAAGCGTCACCCCTGATTGGTCTCGTTCAATCCCTACCAAACCTACGATTATTGGGGTTAATGACCATGCCCCCATTTTTTGACAACCCGGATGCGGCCATGCCCTTTTTTCGCAGACTACGTGAGTTGCGGGACGATCTGATAAGTAAGAGTGTTCTGAATCCGGGTTCTAAAGAACTTTCTATGGGCATGACGGGCGATTTTGAGGTCGCGATTAAAGAAGGCTCGACCGTCGTAAGAATTGGGACTGCGCTTTTTGGCCCAAGAGCCTAA
- a CDS encoding ankyrin repeat domain-containing protein, translating into MKKFWQIFSIAGFLIACGLIAAGLGVSKDLGAQLTNAASAGKVNRVVSILDKGTLPDVHDSKGWTALGGAASNGQIETVKLLVEKGADINSSGQYGKTPLMVAASRGHVEVVQLLLEKGAKVNAKDWYGQTSLICAALKGHKDVVKLLLANGADVNARTRKGFTALSLATEQGHHQVADLILEKNPNQNVLSFGAEIITGP; encoded by the coding sequence TTGAAAAAATTCTGGCAAATATTTTCTATCGCTGGATTCCTGATCGCTTGCGGACTTATTGCCGCTGGTCTTGGAGTTTCAAAAGACCTTGGCGCCCAACTCACCAATGCCGCCTCGGCCGGAAAGGTGAATCGGGTAGTTTCGATCCTCGATAAGGGAACTCTTCCAGATGTACATGACTCCAAAGGCTGGACTGCTTTGGGTGGGGCGGCTTCTAATGGGCAAATTGAAACAGTGAAGTTACTGGTGGAAAAGGGAGCCGACATCAACTCGTCGGGACAGTATGGAAAAACCCCCTTGATGGTAGCGGCTTCTCGGGGGCATGTGGAAGTCGTACAATTGCTATTGGAAAAAGGCGCGAAAGTAAACGCAAAAGACTGGTACGGACAGACATCGCTAATTTGCGCAGCGTTAAAAGGCCACAAGGATGTCGTGAAATTGCTTCTTGCAAACGGAGCTGACGTGAACGCAAGAACCAGAAAAGGGTTTACAGCGTTGAGTCTTGCGACTGAGCAAGGACATCATCAGGTAGCGGATTTAATTCTTGAGAAGAACCCTAATCAAAATGTACTGTCATTTGGAGCTGAGATTATAACCGGTCCATAA
- a CDS encoding RimK/LysX family protein — MILLRNAMIGLLLIMAPAYVYGQDKQTVGWIEKALIYPGGLAFDAKLDTGAATTSINAVDIEKFDQDGQEWVRFSAVDKSGKRFPFERKLLGVAEIKRHQGPPQRRFVVKMGICIGNHYASTDVNLIDRSRFKYPLLIGRSFMAGRLIPDPSAEYTVEPECREK; from the coding sequence ATGATTTTACTTCGCAACGCGATGATTGGCTTACTGCTCATCATGGCGCCTGCTTATGTCTACGGGCAGGATAAACAAACCGTTGGTTGGATCGAAAAAGCTCTTATTTACCCGGGCGGTCTGGCGTTCGATGCAAAATTGGACACTGGAGCGGCTACTACGTCAATTAACGCCGTTGACATCGAAAAATTTGATCAAGATGGCCAGGAATGGGTTCGATTTAGCGCCGTTGACAAATCAGGGAAAAGATTTCCTTTTGAGCGTAAACTGTTGGGTGTGGCTGAGATTAAACGCCACCAGGGGCCTCCTCAAAGACGTTTTGTGGTCAAAATGGGCATCTGTATTGGGAACCATTATGCTTCGACGGACGTCAACCTTATCGACCGCAGTCGTTTTAAGTATCCTCTTCTCATCGGACGCAGTTTCATGGCTGGCAGATTGATACCGGACCCCTCGGCCGAATACACTGTTGAACCGGAATGTCGGGAGAAATGA